In Oryza brachyantha chromosome 2, ObraRS2, whole genome shotgun sequence, a single window of DNA contains:
- the LOC102710671 gene encoding histone H3.v1-like has translation MASYDDDEPHLVEDEYDDLDEFIVDNDDDTPLGEENQDEFEEEEHEEEEEHEEEEEEEPPFGQVEILTLREQLKANIRRKNQAQQGAAAGRASCSSSVQAPVKDRFGTFFGPSRPSLSRRVMEEGRSSIIKENPNLPSKKTNVSLASKAKTIAGGKQQRPKLVSELQEKKKVDALRQNRDYSCLFSDDADAAQPTKEQSDNMLALPKKCEVLKRSGLKGAPPIQSRVGLAGKETHPNTKRMISSAKNGSNLPAMKKIQKVQPSSNGQKVQQTPQSKRPQATSSQSHGQQSMQCRKPEQSLNGQISRQKVSAQSLERSRLLAHKQLAPSSKSKPPRPISSSALRNDHGKTRRILKRKSMEGCDEQEVDYSSIIRGLFNYNPEKFAGRDEDDRDMEASYASIQMEERRSARLARQEDDEQLRLIEEEERREQQERKRKRQ, from the exons ATGGCGAGCTACGATGACGACGAGCCCCAC CTCGTGGAAGACGAATACGATGACCTGGATGAGTTCATCGTCGATAACGACGACGACACGCCGCTAGGAGAGGAGAATCAAGATGAGTTTGAGGAAGAAGAacatgaggaggaggaagaacacgaggaagaggaagaggaggagcctCCGTTTGGGCAAGTAGAGATCCTTACACTCAGGGAGCAATTAAAGGCGAACATTAGGAGAAAAAATCAAGCACAacagggcgccgccgccggcagggCTAGCTGCTCGTCGTCCGTGCAGGCGCCTGTCAAGGACAG atttggtaccttctttGGGCCGTCTAGACCTTCACTTTCTCGCAGAGTCATGGAGGAAGGGCGTTCATCAATAATCAAAGAAAACCCTAACCTACCGTCCAAG AAAACCAATGTCTCTTTGGCCTCGAAAGCGAAAACGATCGCAGGtgggaagcagcagaggccgAAGCTTGTTAGTGAG TtgcaggagaaaaaaaaggtcgACGCACTCCGTCAGAATCGGGATTATTCATGTCTGTTCTCAGACGACGCTGATGCTGCACAGCCTACAAAGGAACAATCTGACAATATGCTTGCATTGCCTAAGAAATGTGAGGTATTAAAACGCAGCGGATTGAAGGGTGCACCTCCCATTCAGAGTCGTGTAGGATTAGCCGGAAAGGAGACTCATCCAAATACGAAGAGGATGATCTCTTCTGCCAAAAATGGATCGAACCTGCCTGCCATGAAGAAAATTCAGAAGGTACAGCCATCCTCCAATGGCCAGAAGGTCCAGCAGACACCGCAGAGCAAGAGGCCCCAGGCAACGTCCTCACAAAGCCATGGCCAACAATCGATGCAATGTCGAAAGCCTGAACAATCTCTCAATGGTCAGATTTCTAGGCAAAAGGTGTCAGCCCAGTCTCTTGAGAGATCAAGATTATTAGCACACAAACAGTTAGCTCCTTCCTCAAAATCAAAG CCACCTCGACCAATCTCTTCGAGTGCACTTCGCAATGATCACGGGAAGACAAGGCGTATACTGAAAAGGAAATCCATGGAGGGATGTGATGAACAGGAGGTTGACTATTCATCAATCATCAGAGGATTGTTCAA CTACAATCCTGAGAAATTCGCTGGTAGAGATGAAGATGACAGAGACATGGAAGCCAGTTATGCCAGCATACAaatggaagagagaagaag TGCAAGACTTGCAAGGCAAGAAGACGACGAACAGCTTCGCCTgatcgaggaggaagagaggcgTGAGCAgcaggagaggaagagaaaaaggcAATAG
- the LOC102701512 gene encoding pre-mRNA-splicing ATP-dependent RNA helicase prp28-like, which yields MAELTAATDAAAAPPPPPEPTPPPEPTVTAGAEQRVAHTAPPPDVPAPQPPPARKRKLEEAGFHNSAYYKIRAAIADLRVRFVQVYEATDFRKSDAAREILKEIKGVMELSKKMRHDLGATFEPAKLPEKPLAGVVKDGQAEPPPSGENNHAPQTGQTTVCSNIVNDVAPTNPNSEGAAKIGEAQNSELADRPKDLDEIAQGSCVTGGSPIGWNFLVWPGGKVVYYGRTKEVFLASQAEN from the exons ATGGCGGAGCTGACCGCAGCcaccgatgccgccgccgccccgccgcctccacctgaGCCAACCCCACCACCGGAGCCCACGGTCACGGCCGGTGCGGAGCAGAGGGTCGCTCATACTGCTCCTCCGCCCGATGTGCCGGCacctcagccgccgccggcgaggaagcGGAAGCTGGAGGAGGCGGGGTTCCATAACTCCGCCTACTACAAGAtccgcgccgccatcgccgacctTCGTGTCCGTTTCGTGCAG GTTTACGAAGCTACCGATTTCCGAAAAAGTGATGCTGCTCGTGAGATTCTGAAAG AGATAAAGGGTGTCATGGAGCTATCCAAGAAAATGAGGCATGATCTTGGTGCCACTTTTGAACCTGCAAAGCTACCAGAGAAGCCCTTAGCTGGAGTTGTGAAGGATGGGCAAGCGGAACCACCTCCATCTGGAGAAAACAATCATGCTCCTCAGACAGGTCAGACTACAGTGTGTTCAAATATTGTAAATGATGTTGCGCCAACCAACCCAAACTCGGAGGGTGCGGCAAAGATAGGGGAAGCCCAAAACAGCGAGCTTGCAGATCGTCCGAAAGATCTAGACGAAATTGCGCAGGGGTCTTGTGTGACAGGTGGATCTCCTATTGGCTGGAATTTTCTTGTCTGGCCTGGGGGTAAAGTGGTTTACTATGGGCGAACCAAAGAAGTGTTTCTGGCGAGTCAAGCtgaaaattaa